The following proteins are encoded in a genomic region of Zea mays cultivar B73 chromosome 9, Zm-B73-REFERENCE-NAM-5.0, whole genome shotgun sequence:
- the LOC100191511 gene encoding uncharacterized protein LOC100191511, translating to MALVPSGGAGACKDEAALGLPWSEMFRSASRRRPKQESDDAPPKKPALKTAGAKEMKAKPSSVGTGAGAGADIAGLSLEPDARLALYIAMAHAGLATALLVLYGLYLLLADFLRPLQWALLCSVPLRETQRALVAFWEPPLRGGLSAALLALPLAVLRSSTATLADARAALLRRPLPSSPAFPRLLRWLVSFFFFLILFERLGAATALLLLVFALAFFAASPKLKRAASSRISGRPPSSRGLLLTGGILRHLKTLVALGLMLGMIAGFITGSIFFSYKIGLEGKDAVMSLKSHVEKSNYSEKIGLKKWMDDNDIPGLVDQYSAKIYDTLWEQVDQLAVQYNLTDFTSGFRHFLISQSVDPKSKALISSRPHPYSMKLQSIATRVRNREWVEIYWELDSFFRELLITREDLVIKAKELALQGTEIAKRLLSSSTSVLGGSANLMLSITLRIVSGAAEVVNFLSQLMVFLWVLYYLITVEGGGATEQIIDLLPVSKQVKDRCVEVMDHAISSVLLATAKIAIFQGGLTWLLFKFFKVHFVYTSTVLGFISALVPILPFWLSSIFATGQLLMEGRYVLALVVTVIHLMLMDYGTTTILEDIPGYNGYLTGLSIIGGMTLFPNALEGAILGPLIMTVVIALKNLYTEFVLADGEETSS from the exons ATGGCGCTCGTGCccagcggcggcgcgggcgctTGCAAGGACGAGGCCGCCCTTGGGCTCCCGTGGTCCGAAATGTTCCGCTCCGCCTCGCGCCGCCGGCCCAAGCAGGAGTCCGACGATGCGCCGCCCAAGAAGCCCGCGCTGAAGACGGCGGGTGCCAAGGAGATGAAGGCCAAGCCGTCGTCGGTAGGGACTGGAGCTGGGGCAGGAGCCGACATCGCAGGGCTGTCGCTGGAGCCCGACGCGCGCCTGGCGCTCTACATCGCCATGGCGCACGCGGGCCTCGCCACCGCGCTGCTCGTGCTCTACGGCCTTTACCTGCTGCTCGCCGACTTCCTCCGCCCGCTGCAGTGGGCGTTGCTCTGCTCCGTCCCGCTCCGCGAGACGCAGCGCGCGCTCGTCGCCTTCTGGGAGCCCCCGCTCCGTGGCGGACTCAGCGCCGCACTGCTCGCGCTGCCACTCGCTGTGCTCCGGTCCTCGACCGCAACGCTCGCCGACGCGCGCGCCGCGCTCCTGCGCCGCCCGCTCCCGTCATCGCCGGCGTTCCCGCGCCTCCTCCGCTGGCTCGTCTCCTTCTttttcttcctcatcctcttcgAGCGCCTCGGCGCCGCCACCGCGCTGCTGCTCCTCGTTTTCGCGCTCGCATTCTTCGCCGCGTCCCCCAAGCTCAAACGCGCTGCCTCCTCACGCATCTCCGGTCGGCCTCCCTCCTCTCGCGGCCTCCTATTAACTGGAGGCATCCTCCGCCACCTTAAGACACTAGTCGCTCTTGGTCTCATGCTTGGTATGATCGCTGGGTTCATAACTGGCAGCATCTTCTTCTCCTACAAGATTGGGCTAGAGGGCAAGGACGCCGTCATGTCCCTCAAGTCCCATGTCGAGAAGAGCAACTACTCAGAGAAGATTGGCTTGAAGAAGTGGatggacgacaatgacattccTGGCTTGGTCGATCAGTATTCTGCCAAGATCTATGACACCTTGTGGGAGCAGGTCGACCAATTGGCTGTGCAGTACAACCTTACAGATTTCACTAGTGGCTTCCGGCATTTCTTGATCAGCCAATCAGTTGACCCCAAAAGCAAGGCGCTCATCAGTTCCAGACCGCACCCATACTCAATGAAGTTGcaatcaattgcgacacgtgtgaGAAACAGAGAATGGGTGGAGATTTACTGGGAGCTTGACTCATTCTTTAGGGAGCTGTTAATCACAAGAGAGGATTTGGTCATCAAGGCCAAAGAGCTTGCTTTGCAGGGAACAGAAATCGCAAAGAGGCTTCTGTCCAGCAGCACATCGGTGCTGGGCGGTAGTGCCAATTTGATGTTGTCAATCACCCTCCGCATTGTCTCAGGTGCGGCTGAGGTTGTTAATTTCCTGTCACAACTGATGGTGTTCTTGTGGGTGCTGTATTACCTTATTACTGTGGAGGGAGGTGGAGCTACAGAGCAAATCATTGATCTTTTGCCAGTGTCAAAACAAGTAAAGGACCGCTGTGTTGAGGTCATGGATCATGCCATCAGTAGTGTATTGTTGGCCACTGCCAAGATTGCCATATTCCAGGGGGGGCTGACATGGCTATTGTTCAAGTTCTTCAAAGTGCATTTTGTGTACACATCAACTGTGCTTGGATTCATAAGTGCACTTGTGCCAATACTTCCATTTTGGCTGTCCTCGATATTTGCCACAGGGCAGCTTCTCATGGAAGGGAGATATGTTCTTGCACTGGTGGTAACTGTGATACACCTCATGCTCATGGATTATGGCACAACTACCATTCTGGAGGATATACCTGGGTACAATGGGTATCTCACCGGCCTCAGCATAATTGGTGGCATGACACTGTTTCCCAATGCACTGGAG GGTGCAATATTAGGTCCCCTTATAATGACGGTTGTTATAGCGTTGAAGAACTTGTACACAgagtttgtacttgctgatggagagGAGACGAGCAGCTAG